In Scylla paramamosain isolate STU-SP2022 chromosome 1, ASM3559412v1, whole genome shotgun sequence, one DNA window encodes the following:
- the LOC135103211 gene encoding uncharacterized protein LOC135103211 has product MNMANAVLTSFPAILRNSDLEEHELQLQWKLCIQHKFQNSRKRQDSSVTEVMSRKKKIPCIAPKETTCPLMYGVKAYLPPRPHSEDDKSLERHRQWPALHWMKKDPELDKAERLMQLTLSERRKKIINGNILVAEILNLYPWIQTFEGIIKEFLRLEPQADEPDPRVAVLKGLEKYRLPIIAILKKRKAVPLYMETLLELYDHDESQCE; this is encoded by the exons atgaatatggcaaatgctgttttgacatcatttcctgccatcctgagaaacagtgatctcgaggagcatgaattgcagctgcaatggaaattgtGCATCCAGCacaagtttcagaattcaagaaagaggcaggattcctcagtgactgaggtgatgtcaaggaaaaagaagatcccttgcatagcgccaaaagagactacgtgtccactgatgtatggagtaaaggcttaccttccaccaaggccccattcagaagatgataagtcattagagagacatagacagtggcctgctctacattggatgaagaaagatcccgagttagataag gctgaacgcctcatgcagttgacactctctgagagacgcaaaaaaataatcaatgggaacattcttgtagcagaaatcctgaacttgtacccgtggattcagacttttgagGGC ataatcaaggagttcctgagattagaaccacaagcggatgaaccagacccaagagtagcagttttgaaagggctggagaaatataggctcccaataattgccattctcaaaaaaagaaaagcagttcctctgtatatggaaaccttacttgaactctatgaccacgatgaaagtcaatgcgagtaa